The window atataataaatataacaaAAGTTATTTTACAAAATTGCAGAAAGCAGTTCTCTCAATTGTGAATTGAACCCTTTTCTTGAAGGAAACAGTAACCCTAGTTCTTCATTAGACAttgcacaacaacaacaacaacaacaaaacaacaacaacaacaatcttgTTACAAGAAACAATCatgttcttgaaaattttcagaGCACATCATCTGTTAGAGGAATTCGAAGCAACTATAGTCAAAGGCCTGGGTCAACTTTCAGGGTGTCTTCTACTTCAAGCAACTTGCGATTAGGGCATAATACAGATGAAGGGTTACAATTAGCCACAAGTAATTATTCTTCAAGAAATTTAagaccttcttcttcttctttctcttcttctacttcttcttcttcttccaccatTGGGTGGCATAGTAGTAATAACGACAGGAGTGGAAGGGCAAGATTGTCAAATGAAAGATATCGGTCTTTTTCCGGGGTCAATTTCCATGATCGACCACAACCTGAGGTATTCAACTATTCAGTATTCAACCATTCATTatacaaagttgacaattttACCATTTTGCCCTTCATGATTAATTTACAGGGTCTTGTGATTGTGGATCGATCGGGTTTTTATGGATCAAGAAATCCATTTGATCAACATCGGGACATGAGACTTGACATAGATGACATGAGCTATGAGGTTAGTaactttttttaatataaatttacagttttggcccaagttttaatttttttacaaatttggtccaaacagGAGCTTCTTGCACTTGGAGAAAGAATCGGAAGTGTAGCCACTGGTCTCCCTGATCATCTTATCTCAAAATGCATTCAAGAATCAATCTACTGTTCTTCAGATCAAATACAAGATGAAGCCACCTGTGTCATTTGTCTTGTAAGATTGCAATTTAAGaataaaaagatttaaaaaaaaataatgaaataatattttttggtttaaaattttcaGGAAGAGTATGCGAATATGGATGATATTGGGATGTTAAAAGCTTGTGGGCATGATTTTCATGTTGGGTGTATCAAGAAATGGTTGTCCATGAAGAACGTGTGTCCCATTTGCAAAGGGGAACCTGTGAAacagaaatgaaaataaaattattattgtAAATAGATTTGTAAAATGGTGGGATTCTGATTTTTAAATCTTAATAATGTGGTCAACATTCTGCATTTATGACAATCATGATGCTGTTTGTGTCCCTGGTTAATTtgtatctatatatatatttatattttaaatcgTAAATTATATCGAATTTCGAATGGATTGTTTATTGTTATGTATAACAGGATATGACAGAAAAAAAGTCAAAAGGATTTGGGAGTGCTACAAAGTCCAAAGGAAAAGGTTGAAAGTTAGGTATGATGCTTAATAAAATTTAGATTTAAAGTTAATAGTTGACAAAATATGAGAGAAGAGAGTTGATGTAACTTTTTAGCACAATGTGAAGTTAGTTGGATAGAAAGTAAAGATAAAGATAAGTCGACATTAAGAAGTTGATTTTTTGGGAGGTTTAGATTAAGAGAGATATTTATGGAAAAATAAGATTTGTGTAAAGCATGTAGAAGGATCAAATATGTAATTAAACCATTCTTGAGGATCTTAGGTTAAAATAAGAGAAGTGATACGCAAAATGGTTCTTCAACAATGTTGGCTACATCTCTACACTCAACCTCATCATTGGACTGAGATATAATACTCTGACTGGGCTTTGAGGTTTGAGATAGAAgttaaaacctatatatatatatatatatatatatatatatatatatatatatatatatatatatatatatatatatatatatatatatatatatatatatatatatatacatgtggtACATTGGATGTAGAATGTCATGTAGAGGGACATATACCCTAATATAGTAGTTACCTGGTACATAGGGATGCACTTCAGTATGCTAAAACGGGACTCATGAGGATCATGTTGAGTTTTGGAGATTAAGTGTTTTAGGCGGGTAAAAGATGTCTAATATCGGAAATGGTTTTGGTGAATGATATAAATATTTGATAATGTCTCACGTTTTCTATACAAGGTTGCAGATCTACATATGAGACCTCGGTTTCATATGTAATTGTAAACTTCATACCAATATCAATAATAAATCTTCTAGTTAGCCCGTGGATGTAACACGATTATCCTAATCGTGTGAACCATGGAGGTAGCACGGTTATCCTAATCGTGTGAACCacattaattttttttgtctttttttttttccgaATCTTTTAACCATGTGATTGTCGTTCGAATACCTAAAAACTGGTATAAGAGTTATGGCTGAAGATGACAAGGTTAATATAGACAAGTTTGACGTCTATAATTCTGACTTTTGGAAGATGCAAATCTAAGACTCTCTACTAGAAAAAATTACGCAAAATATTCTTAGTGTATAAAACATTAGGATTAGGTGCTATTGGTTCGTGAGGCTCTTGGCATGGTATTGTTGTCATTGGCAAATAATATCGTGAACGATATCATCGGTGAGAAGACAACATTTGGAATAATCATGGCATTGCCTTATATTTACAAATACCCGGTACAATATATAAGGTTTTCTTGATTTGATAGTTGGTGAATACGAAAATGAAGAAATGTGAATTAATGACATATAATTCCAATGGATGTAATTTGATTCTATCCAGGTTAATGTGGGTGGAGAAAAAATTCAATGATGAAGTTCAATTATTGTTGGGACCattttaatggataaagttgcattatggagctattaggaaccataaaaatgtgattttgattcttctatcccttccatacaagagttgtgatgtcttaatggattaataagttagggttttagcttttggaccttccctagccatggaaagtcataaaggtagaaactttatgacttaagtgcttaatggaaatGATGGAACCAACTcaagtacgctaggcgtaatttTTGTATGTTGCGCGTACAAAGCCATCCCATGTACGCGTGGCATAAGttgagtacacagggcgtactcaaCTAGccttggactttgacttttgtcGACTCCgttaaccgttgactttttgacaaagtttgactttaggtcaaacttgagggttttgatTGGTGATTAAGATTTTATATGGTTCTCTCAACTAGccttggactttgacttttgtcgactccattgaccgttgactttttgacaaagTTTGAATTTTAggtcaaacttgaggattttgATTGGTGATTAAGATTTTATATGGTTCTGATGTTAGTGGATCCGCGGAAGCAAGCAACGTAGTAGGGAGCGTATCATAGTGTTCTCGAGTTTCTTCATTCCTGGTGAGTTTCGCCTCACTATACCCGTGGGTCGAAGACacaaatgtcggcccactagttttggttatgtGTTAGTAGAGGGATGTCTTAGGGACTGTacatagtcatgtaggatagactgaaGACTCTTAATCTAGGCTCTtttacatgttccttgtttggttgtggttctagagtaggatcacctgtccgggtgtctatctcacctctgagtatatacgGTCAAGtattccttggattgttgatatttagtatgctgctatgttgtagtgatctattagatttgtatcctggtatcCAGCATGCTGCTATGTtatattgatctgttagatctatatcctggtatCGAGTATGCTGCTATGCTGTGGTGATCCGTTAGAtctggtattgagtatgttgcttTGCTGTAGCAATCTATAGAACTGTATATTATATGTACTTGCTGGTTTTCATCTAGTGGAGTGCCTTAGGGACTGTCTATGGTCAtttaggatagcctgagaactcttgatctaggctttctttcatgttccttgtttggttgtggatctaGAGTAAgatcatctgttcgggtggctatctcatcTCTGGTTACGCATTTCATGGAGGTTAGTAGGTAGCATGACTGTATGCCGTGGGAGGACTACTATGCGGTAGTAAGCTATATGATTGATGTTTGCTTGTGCTGTAGACCAAGAAACCCGGTACAGGCATGCTATAAGCTGAAGGCACGAAGGCTCAGGGGGAGCGATTGAGTTGAGGCGGTAGGCTAACAAACCCTGGTATTCCGGCCCAAATAGACTGAAGGCttgcgaggcagtccagtcaggccgaaggctcgaagagcggctgttatgcatgcttgtatgtttatcgtatgTGATATCTTGAGGGAAACttagtaagctttgtgcttacccaattgtttattgtttcaggtatcatcgatcATTATGGGAAGacgaaggcgtgactgtacacattCATCAGCAACAATGAAGATTCTGCGCtttaatattactctgatttttataaatgtATTTGGAACAAACAATTTTCTCCATAACAATTTTATAATTGGAAAGATTTacttaaataaaatgaaaatttttggttggGAAAATGAGACGTTACATTAACGATagttttttaaaatgttttttactATTTAAGAAATTTTTTTCCGTTAAAATATTTAACCTTTATAATAGATTACTAACCACTTAATATTCTAACCTTTTAAtcattttatttgttttgcctaTTATGGTCCCTAAGTGTGTTA of the Lactuca sativa cultivar Salinas chromosome 6, Lsat_Salinas_v11, whole genome shotgun sequence genome contains:
- the LOC111893058 gene encoding uncharacterized protein LOC111893058; translated protein: MGHRHLFSPSYMLETENDQSWNLTEHPYMHTARNVTSESTSLIYPDNMSIDGAQYTHCNHTPISTPYSSLPNNLQLPNYQQNGIGPSDLSMHTSSSYIPTEDYRNQASSSNYNGTNNPFNEDLFNARGHYKRKSPGVPDTNNGSSSDVTMLTEPWQETPSINFLHAPWDYNNNTTNPDHRINGNNSLSIGESSRNVRSRGMFDLETNSSRTHLTSNLSRDYFTTSRPMDVSAPMDLNGLTRDWNPTVHESSSLNCELNPFLEGNSNPSSSLDIAQQQQQQQNNNNNNLVTRNNHVLENFQSTSSVRGIRSNYSQRPGSTFRVSSTSSNLRLGHNTDEGLQLATSNYSSRNLRPSSSSFSSSTSSSSSTIGWHSSNNDRSGRARLSNERYRSFSGVNFHDRPQPEGLVIVDRSGFYGSRNPFDQHRDMRLDIDDMSYEELLALGERIGSVATGLPDHLISKCIQESIYCSSDQIQDEATCVICLEEYANMDDIGMLKACGHDFHVGCIKKWLSMKNVCPICKGEPVKQK